The Borrelia coriaceae genome has a window encoding:
- a CDS encoding plasmid maintenance protein: MEYKNINPMNSVTKETKKFNSNDTKDQIKSILKSLVELNKDKTSSAATKFIRVSQVRYQINRMLRRKLRLYKIYWIIDIKNAKYRKSCGVEEYSARDIYNIVIKLLKNDGQKTVCKRTIERDIKLLNEMGLLESKIIRFGENKGSMSFYKQNMQLAHLHKDIIFKYLLHLLKENLSDKKIVGNFDDSLEESNFNYTNLKKFGILSEIDDPNKSVMSHRVAPHAFNSKANISNNKNSKELLLKNNDSSKPKKEECRFKRNDVETRLTSEHKISKNYLNQIKEYSNNDATYINALINLETAINEYQGEYYIEDILEHFLKQFGNRYKYKIWMMMKRSDGVISDYDLIWEGRFRDWYPNKYKSNCAVKSTYGENLRIGIKKASVVKEKRANEQLNVEELREKEKEKEKESEEQRKRESASLQKYLTGLFEREAKEREERLRKAREEELNLKKKARASMLATLERSKKGCVELGIANNGMDNMIDASSNDDSMVKFAIRDEFGGFKTTKGMSMLNLGIMIEDIGQNENLKEKESK; this comes from the coding sequence TTGGAATACAAAAATATTAATCCTATGAATAGTGTAACAAAAGAAACAAAAAAATTCAATTCAAATGATACCAAAGACCAAATAAAGTCAATACTAAAATCACTTGTAGAATTAAATAAAGATAAAACATCTTCTGCTGCTACTAAATTTATCCGTGTATCACAAGTTAGATATCAAATAAACAGAATGTTAAGACGCAAGCTGCGCTTGTATAAAATATACTGGATAATAGATATAAAGAATGCAAAATACAGGAAGTCGTGTGGAGTAGAAGAATACTCAGCACGTGATATATACAATATAGTAATCAAGCTGCTGAAAAATGATGGACAAAAGACAGTATGTAAACGAACAATTGAAAGAGATATAAAGTTATTAAATGAAATGGGTCTTTTAGAATCTAAAATCATAAGATTTGGTGAAAATAAGGGCAGCATGTCTTTTTATAAACAAAATATGCAGTTAGCACATTTACATAAAGACATAATCTTTAAATACCTTTTACATTTACTAAAAGAGAATTTAAGTGATAAAAAAATTGTTGGTAATTTTGATGACTCATTAGAAGAAAGCAATTTTAATTACACAAATCTAAAAAAATTTGGAATCCTATCTGAAATAGATGACCCAAATAAAAGTGTAATGTCGCATCGTGTCGCCCCTCATGCTTTTAATAGTAAAGCTAATATAAGCAATAATAAGAATTCTAAAGAATTGCTTCTTAAGAATAATGATTCGAGTAAACCAAAAAAAGAAGAGTGTAGATTTAAAAGGAATGATGTAGAGACAAGGTTAACCTCTGAACATAAAATCAGTAAAAATTATCTAAACCAAATAAAAGAATACAGTAACAACGATGCAACATATATCAATGCCCTAATCAATCTAGAGACTGCAATAAATGAGTACCAAGGTGAATATTACATCGAAGATATTTTAGAACATTTCTTAAAGCAGTTTGGTAATAGGTACAAGTATAAGATTTGGATGATGATGAAGCGTAGTGATGGAGTTATTAGCGATTATGATCTTATTTGGGAAGGTAGGTTTAGGGATTGGTATCCCAATAAGTACAAGAGTAATTGTGCCGTCAAATCGACTTATGGAGAAAATTTACGAATAGGAATTAAAAAAGCATCTGTTGTTAAGGAGAAAAGGGCTAATGAGCAGTTAAATGTAGAAGAATTAAGAGAGAAAGAAAAAGAAAAAGAAAAAGAGAGTGAAGAGCAAAGAAAACGCGAATCTGCTAGTCTGCAAAAATATTTAACTGGGTTATTTGAAAGAGAAGCAAAAGAAAGAGAAGAGCGACTTAGGAAGGCAAGAGAAGAAGAATTGAATTTAAAAAAGAAAGCTAGAGCAAGCATGCTTGCTACTTTGGAAAGGAGTAAGAAAGGGTGTGTTGAGTTGGGTATAGCAAATAATGGGATGGATAACATGATAGATGCTAGTTCAAATGATGATTCTATGGTTAAATTTGCAATTAGAGATGAGTTTGGCGGCTTTAAAACTACTAAGGGGATGAGTATGCTGAATTTGGGAATAATGATTGAAGATATAGGCCAAAATGAGAATTTAAAAGAAAAGGAGAGTAAATGA
- the bdr gene encoding Bdr family repetitive protein, with amino-acid sequence MGLAQPIVTQQMVVAELTKAGIDRDIAIDLSYRYYRNELTYKDIEYLENTFNLKLEKVESNLKSDVKDLDNKIDIKFNDLNNKIDTVENSFNVKVENIRGELKSDIKDLDDKIGNVENNLNVKIENVRNELKSDVKDLDNKIESVRSELKSDIALVSNEISLVRKDIEINKMEFKSTLRLHNWLFGTIITICLGILLTLIFK; translated from the coding sequence ATGGGACTAGCCCAACCAATAGTTACGCAACAAATGGTAGTAGCAGAGCTAACTAAAGCAGGAATTGATAGAGATATTGCTATTGATTTATCTTATAGGTACTATAGGAATGAGTTAACGTATAAGGATATTGAGTATTTAGAAAATACATTTAATCTTAAACTCGAGAAAGTAGAGTCAAACTTAAAATCCGATGTTAAGGATTTAGATAATAAAATAGACATTAAATTTAATGATCTTAATAATAAAATAGATACTGTAGAGAATAGTTTTAATGTAAAGGTAGAGAATATAAGGGGTGAATTAAAGTCAGATATTAAGGATTTAGATGATAAGATAGGAAATGTAGAGAATAATCTAAATGTAAAAATAGAAAATGTAAGGAATGAGTTAAAGTCCGATGTTAAAGATCTTGATAATAAGATAGAGAGTGTAAGGAGTGAGTTAAAATCAGATATTGCTTTAGTAAGTAATGAGATTTCACTTGTAAGGAAGGATATAGAAATCAATAAGATGGAGTTTAAGAGTACATTGAGGTTACACAATTGGTTGTTTGGAACGATTATTACTATATGTTTAGGAATATTATTAACATTGATATTTAAGTAG